The Winslowiella toletana region GGTTCCACCGCTGGATTTACTTCCGCCCGCGTGCCTACTGGAGTGACTGGTTGCAGTGGCAGGATCAGAACCAGGGCGTTGGCCGGCTGCGGTTGCCGGAGGCGCTGCGCGGAGAGTTTGATCGCCTGATGGCCAATATTGAGCAGACCCATAACTCCGGGCGGCGCTTTGCCGAAGAGCTGGCGATGAATTTGTTGGAGCGGCTGTTGCTGCGGGCGGTGGAAGAAGATCCTCGTTCTCATCAGCAGGTGCGCGATCCGCGGGTTATTGAAGCCTGTCAGTACGTTACCGGCAATCTGGCGGGCGAGGTTAAAATTGAAGAGGTAGCAAAATTCGTCTGCCTGTCGCCGTCGCGGCTGGCGCATCTGTTCCGTGAGCAGATGGGAGTGAATCTGCTACGCTGGCGTGAGGATCAGCGAGTAATACGCGCCAAACTGCTGTTACAGACCACTCAGGAGCCGATCGCCAGCGTGGGGCGGGAAGTCGGTTATGACGATCAGCTCTATTTCTCACGCGTATTTCGTAAACGGGTCGGTGTCAGCCCGAGTGACTTTCGTCGTCGCAGTCAGGATGCCCATGATGCGCTGGTAGCCGAGGAGAGCTG contains the following coding sequences:
- the araC gene encoding arabinose operon transcriptional regulator AraC; this translates as MYHRLPGTVQSNPLLPGYPFNAWLVAGLTPITANGPLDFFIDRPLGMKGYILNLTIKGSGRVFDGEAAFDCEPGDLLLFQPKTPHYYGRSSDSDCWFHRWIYFRPRAYWSDWLQWQDQNQGVGRLRLPEALRGEFDRLMANIEQTHNSGRRFAEELAMNLLERLLLRAVEEDPRSHQQVRDPRVIEACQYVTGNLAGEVKIEEVAKFVCLSPSRLAHLFREQMGVNLLRWREDQRVIRAKLLLQTTQEPIASVGREVGYDDQLYFSRVFRKRVGVSPSDFRRRSQDAHDALVAEESWQMPRSGTNS